AATGTTTGCTCGATTCTGCTGTGCCATTCTTGCCACGAGAGCAGCATGTTGTGGATGCAATCCAGATCGAAGTTGCTGGCTTATTGCGCTGGTAATATTTGAAGCCTGGCTAAGATTCATTGGTTTCTGGCCAACATTCCCTATACTAGAAATAGGTGCCATTGGTGCCGACATTCCAGTTCCTATTCCCCTAGCAGTTCCCATGCCCATGGCATTGCCAAGGCCCCCAAGACCAACCATGTTATTGCCCATGTTTCCCACACCCACAGCTGTTCCAAGTCCCATCATCATTTTCCTTTGCACTTGTGgctgctgttgttgttgctgctgttgcTGTTGATGTTGCTGCTGTAACGCCTGAAGTTGGGAAGCCTTGCTGACCATGTGATTGCCCAACTGTATGCTGGGATTCTGCCCGAAGTGTGAAAGTGTAGTTTGTCCAAGCATCATAGGTGACCTCTGGAACTGGGGATGCTGCTGTTGAATCATAGGATGttggctttgttgttgttgttgttgctgctgctgctgctgctgctgttgttgttgctgttgctgttgctgttgctgctgctgctgctgctgctgctgctgttgtagttgtagttgctgttgttgctgttgttgttgttgttgttgttgcagttgttgttgttgttgcagttgttgttgttgctgttgttgttgttgttgttgttgctgttgttgtagttgttgttgctgctgttgctgctgctgctgttgctgctgctgctgatgaTGACGATGAAGTGATGATTGTGGGTCCAGCTGTTGTGACCGCTGGGGCATTGAAACCCCAGACAAGAGTCCTTGAGACATCTGTAAGGCCTGGGGGTTTCCTGGGGGCAGCATCCTTGCATTTGCTAAAGGATTCTGGGATGAGTTTAGAGAGGCATTACCACTGTTAGTTGGCTTTGCAACTTCATTTGATGGTTGACCAGAAACTGCTTCTGGGTATTGCTGCATCTCAGCTACTGAATTGTGCAGGACTCCAGCAGCATTTGATTGGCTGCCTGAGGCAAGATTCATTCGGATTGGTTTTGTTCGGATTTGATCATCCACAGGATACCCTTCATGTCTCATCTGCATGAGCAGGTACCATTATGCACATTAgataaaaagaagaggaaaacaaaacacagtaatttgtcttcttcttttttttctgagCTTCAACACCATATCTTATAACATACCAGTGAACAAAGCTGCTCTGCAAGCAAATCGGCCAAATGCTGTAACAAGAATTAGATATCTAAATCAGAACGACAGAAGACACATACTTGCAGGGGGATAAGGGGGAAAATAAAAGAGAGCCTAAATATCAGGAAAACATAAAACTGACACTGCTGAAAAACTTTTTAGCCTATCAATCCATATCAAGCCATTGACTGCCCAGTCAATCAATAAGCCATCTCCTATCACCAGCTAATGGATGCTGGGAATATAACCAGATGAGATAAACTTTTCTAAATAACCGATGCAACGTATCAATGAATTTCCTTTAGGATTGGATAACATCATCACTGCAAAAATGCTTTAGAAGACAGAACACAGGCAATTAAAGGACAGCTTCGATATCAAAACAAGTGCGGTGGAGATGAAAATGCATTGATCAatggatgaaaaagaaaagattcagTCAGAACTATAATGGAAGAAAATTTGCAGGAGAAGTATTGGTAGGCTGATTTGGAGGACCACCAAAAGGGTATCAAAGAAGACTAGGGGAAAGTTAAAGGTATTCAAAAGGGTAAAAAAGAAAGGACCAAATATTGAAGAATCATTTGTGTTGATGACCGACTGAAAATGGCCACTATGACCAATTCAATAGGCAGATCCTTCTTAGACAGCAAAAATAGAAATTGTGCAGAACTCACTGTATTGGGCAATGTAGGAAGGTGATCCTCCACAGCCAAATAATCACCATCTTCTATTTCTCCATAATGCATTGCTACAGTACCACATGGCTTCTCTGACATGATCATCCTAGCTCTTACCCTATGTGAAGCAGTATTATCTGCAGAAGCAAAATGGAACATGAGGATAAGGTGCAAAACATCAAGACATAAGTAAAGATTAAATAACTTGCAACCAATAGTACAACAAACCTGGCtccagaatttttattattcttattttgcAGATATTCATGCTGCCACCTGCTAGTGACTTAGACAATGACCTTGCATCTGCATCATCTTCGGAATCCTCATTAGTGGAAATATCAGAGAGAAACTCTGCCAAACGTTGAGTGGGATATGCATTTGGCTTCCTGATGGGGTTTTGATCATCGACCTTACTCTTTTTGCGATTGAGTTGATGCCTGAAACAGTAATCCATAGAACAAGCATAAGAACaagatagagtttttttttttttttgctctgtAAGTTACACAACCAGTGGGCTCTAAACCCAGGACCTCACCATCCATCCATTCTTATATGAGGAGGAAGTGTGATGTGAGCTAGACATCATTGGCAGAATGAACTTAAAAAAACTACCACTTACTAAATGTATGTGAAAAAACAATAGGATGTCAAAAGTTTATACATCCTGAAACTTCCACATAATAAAACATGCAGGGtgcaatccaaaaaattttaattaaaaaataaaaagagacgAGGAAGCAAGCAGTGAAcaatttttctctcaaaaatctCAGTAAAAAAGTCCCCAGGGCAGGGGGTATTGGAGAGACCTGGGCTCCGTTTGGATTGTGTTCCAAGTTCACGCGCCTAgcgtttttggctttttttttttttttttttaccagcgcctcttgcactgatcatgggacatgaacagtgcattaagGCAAATGAACAGTTCTGAACAGTaaccagaagaaaaaaaaaatttaatagtcttcagcaataaattttcagtttttagcaaaataagcgatatccaaacacacaccTGATCCAAAAATCCTTTTTATGTAATCCTTAATGTGCTATTTTAGGGTCaagtcaaaagaaaaacaaaataaagagcATTAATATGTTCAATTGATAGGTTGGAGCAATGAATAgaaaaacaacaacataaacaaaacaaagcagcACATAAAATTTTAGGTGATTACAGGTTGATGAACAGAATACCTCATTGTCACCATATCTATCTTTGAGAACCTTTCCAGCATGTTCTGATCAGCCAAAGGTGGTGTTCCAACTGAAGGACTGTTTGCGTTTAATGTCACACTCATATTACTAACGCTAGCTGGGGATGCAACTCCACTCATTGCTGGGGTCTTGGGGAGGGAATTTGATCTCCGTTTCGCGGCAGCTTGAGCTTGGTGTTGCCGTTGTATGGAATCATTAGCACTGGAAGTAATAGATGGGTTCCCACCAACAGTAGGAGCTGAGGTGTTTGCTGACTTCTCCTTTTGTGTTGCTCCAAGTGCAACAGTTGTCGAAACTGCCCCATAATAAGGTCCAAGTGAACCACTAGAAAACTCCCCTGATTTTGATGATAATGGAGATTGAGCCAAAGCTCCAGCAGAAATCCGAGGACTTTGCACTGATTTCCTTTTCTGGAGCTGGTCCTCCCTTCTTGCATCTTTCTCTACATGCGAACCCAGACCATTCCAAGCCGCTTGAGGGAAATTAGATCTCATCATTGCATACTGTAATCTCTGCTGTGATTGCTGTGATTCCAGATGGCTTGTTTCTGTTTCCACCATCAgcatatcatttttattgcgGTTGAGCTCTGACCCATCAAATTTATCAATCTCGAACGGTTCTTCCTTAGCACCATGTCGCATGCCCCTCTGTCCTGCAGCAAATGGCGGTGTTCCAGCATCCTGATTCAGAGTCCCTTCAAACGCCTGATGTGTAAACTTTTGAATAGGCACATTTGCATACGAAATTCCTCTTGCCATTACTTGTGGCTGTAACAATGAATTCTTCCAGTTTATATCAGAACC
The sequence above is drawn from the Castanea sativa cultivar Marrone di Chiusa Pesio chromosome 5, ASM4071231v1 genome and encodes:
- the LOC142636090 gene encoding protein PHYTOCHROME-DEPENDENT LATE-FLOWERING, which codes for MGVSFKVSKTGARYRPKPPANDGAVVADDEPESNSKESSKQQGDLLGGGEGVVGVSASFMFAEGQPPSAEDEVSFTLNLFPDGYSIGKPLENETAHQATLQDIPKLLHPYDRASENLFSAIESGLLPGDILDDIHCKFVDGTLVCEVRDFRKCAVDQGSGDPSTNGSPVVNKVRLKMSLENVIKDIPLISDNSWTYGDLMEVESRILKALQPRLLLDPTPKLDRLCNNPVPTKLDLAVSSVRRKRMRQMAEATLLPCNKTNGKKVCVDRVPESSNGRVGDSGIISGNAMPQHIHENLAAQNLNPTNMVALRPRSFVPDASVPALPLASHQQRYQMGIGTPRGMQDPGSGPVINSSGASPAGQDMMSYADNVNSSVSVFGKRENQDAQMSPLPNFNKKGRPTPVGLDGMQQQQIGPHIDGLTGSDINWKNSLLQPQVMARGISYANVPIQKFTHQAFEGTLNQDAGTPPFAAGQRGMRHGAKEEPFEIDKFDGSELNRNKNDMLMVETETSHLESQQSQQRLQYAMMRSNFPQAAWNGLGSHVEKDARREDQLQKRKSVQSPRISAGALAQSPLSSKSGEFSSGSLGPYYGAVSTTVALGATQKEKSANTSAPTVGGNPSITSSANDSIQRQHQAQAAAKRRSNSLPKTPAMSGVASPASVSNMSVTLNANSPSVGTPPLADQNMLERFSKIDMVTMRHQLNRKKSKVDDQNPIRKPNAYPTQRLAEFLSDISTNEDSEDDADARSLSKSLAGGSMNICKIRIIKILEPDNTASHRVRARMIMSEKPCGTVAMHYGEIEDGDYLAVEDHLPTLPNTHLADLLAEQLCSLMRHEGYPVDDQIRTKPIRMNLASGSQSNAAGVLHNSVAEMQQYPEAVSGQPSNEVAKPTNSGNASLNSSQNPLANARMLPPGNPQALQMSQGLLSGVSMPQRSQQLDPQSSLHRHHQQQQQQQQQQQQQQQLQQQQQQQQQQQQQQQLQQQQQLQQQQQQQQQQQQLQLQQQQQQQQQQQQQQQQQQQQQQQQQQQQQQQQSQHPMIQQQHPQFQRSPMMLGQTTLSHFGQNPSIQLGNHMVSKASQLQALQQQHQQQQQQQQQQPQVQRKMMMGLGTAVGVGNMGNNMVGLGGLGNAMGMGTARGIGTGMSAPMAPISSIGNVGQKPMNLSQASNITSAISQQLRSGLHPQHAALVARMAQQNRANILGGPQPSLAGISAARQIHPGSSGLSMLGQTLNRTNISSMQRAAMGHMGPPKLMSGIPGMGMYMNQQQQQQQQPQLQQQQLQQQQQQQLQQQQLQQQQLQQQQQQQFQQQLQQQQLQQQQETTSPLQAVVSPSQVGSPSTMVIPQLNQQMQQQQASPQQMSQRTPMSPQLSSGAIHAMSAGNPDACPASPQLSSQTLGSVSSIAHSPMDLQGVNKGNSVSNA